Below is a genomic region from Equus caballus isolate H_3958 breed thoroughbred chromosome X, TB-T2T, whole genome shotgun sequence.
GAGGCAACACTGGGATTAACTTTGAGAAGTATGATGACATTCCGGTTGAGGCAACAGGCAACAACTGTCCTCCCCACATTGAAAGTGTAAGCATTTTTGCTTGATCTTTTAAGACATAGGGAAAGTGAAGATGTTTACACAGCATGTGAATACGAGGTGGGATTCCTAAAGGTACATATAGACCATGCCTACTCTATTTTAACAATTGtttaaagttactttaaaaacCCACCTCATTGATTTGTGGGAAAGGAGAGATTGAGTTCAGTGTCCTCATTattaataattcaaaatagaaaatggGTTAAACATAGGAGGAACCTAAAACTTCTTATATGCAGATTACGCCTAGGGGGTTGGTTTTTCTCAAAATACAACACAATTTTTACTTAAAGCAACTGTAAACTAAAGTACAAATTGGCTCttagttgtttttttctgttattgtgtTAGTATTAAACAAAAATGGCTCCAGATAGCATTTCTAACTATTTAACACTTGAATTTCTTGACAGTTCAGTGATGTTGAGATGGGAGAAATTATTATGGGAAACATTGAGCTTACTCGTTATACTCGCCCAACTCCAGTGCAAAAGCATGCTATTCCTATtatcaaagagaaaagagacttgATGGCTTGTGCCCAAACAGGTAAGCTCActtgataaaagtaaaaaattgtCAAGAACATCTTAACTGGGCTTGTTCTCATAAAATTTGTGTAAGTGTCACGGGGAAGCTTGAGTCCTGTATGCGGCCTGACTGGTATACTTTGATAGAGGGAAGGAGTAGCTGGGTGCTGTCTCTTGTCGTAGACCTTTGGATCCTGTGCTACTTCTGGTGTTTCCTTAGGGCATCTTGGAGTAGCCTATAGAAAGCCATTAAGCTGATACCGCTGCACCAGGGCTAGATGATTGTGATTGCAGGGTTGGGAATGTTGGTGCCATAATATCCTTGTATCTGGTGTAAGAAGGATGAGATTAGGGAATAGCCTGTGATCCAAAGGAATGTAGTCAAGGGAAAGGTGCCTCCTGCGTAAAGTAGCACCTCCCATCTTTCAGAAATGGGCGTAGTTATAGCCTCTGAATTGGATACAAGCTTCACTATATCTGAGGTTGACCAGGGGGAACGAGGATGGCAGAATTACCTCCATTGTAAATACATAGCATGTGAATCATTTGGTACCTTTTCTTCCCTATGGAAGAGTGAGAGTGTCATCCTTTATACACTATCAGTATATACAGAACCTATAAGGAAGTGTTAGATATTGAAACTGACAAAACTTTTGAGGCACAATTCCTGctctttttataaaaacaaaatgcaaacaaatgaatACTGCGTTGTTACTGATCAGAGTTTGGTATACCTTTTTTTGTAAAGGAACAAAGTAAACATTTTTGGTGTTTGTGGGCCACGTGGTCTCTTGCAACTCCTCAGCTCTGCTATTGTAGTGTGAAGGCAGCCATAGACAGTATTATTGGATATGGCTATATTCCATTAgagctttatttacaaagataAATGGACTGGGCCTAAGTAGATTTTTCTGTGGTTGAGTAAATATGCTTTCTCTTAAAACAGGGTCTGGAAAAACTGCAGCATTTCTCTTGCCCATCTTGAGTCAGATTTATTCAGATGGTCCAGGCGAGGCTTTGAGGGCCATGAaggtaaatatttctttaaaaagtgggAAATTATTGTAGAGCTTTGTAGGTAGTTGAGAGAGCTGTCTGAATGACAGTAAGACTTCAGTCTATTTAATGAAAAAGTTTTCAAGTATAATCTGTAAATTACAGGAGGGAATTATGTTGTAATGAACCTTTGAAAAGCAACGTTAagagtttaacttataaattatttcttaggAAAATGGAAGGTATGGGCGCCGCAAACAATACCCAATCTCCTTGGTATTAGCACCAACTAGAGAACTGGCAGTACAGATCTATGAGGAAGCCAGGAAAGTAAGTATGCATTTTAGTGATGATTGTCTTTTTGAttctaatgaaatattttatgacCTTGTGAAAATCTTCACCTTGAAGTTGATACAGCTTGTCTGCTTATAGTTTTCATACCGATCTAGAGTTCGTCCTTGCGTGGTTTATGGTGGTGCTGATATCGGTCAGCAAATTCGAGACTTAGAACGTGGATGCCACCTGCTAGTAGCCACTCCAGGACGTCTAGTGGATATGATGGAGAGGGGAAAGATTGGATTAGACTTCTGCAAGTATGttcatttttaagtgtttgaaATGCAACATCAAGTTTTTAAATTAGTAGCCATTAGTTTTATGGTACTTATTAgcattgtttaaattttaagattGAGAAGTGATTTATTTTAGTCTTCTAACTTTTACAAAAAGTtttctcattgtaattttaatgttGAAAAATCAGTGACATTTTAGTAGAGGCTGAGAATGCACAGACTGTGGGACAGAGTCAAGTAGTAAGAGCTGAtttggctgtgtgatcttggctgATTTATCTAGTGGGAAAATCATGCACTGTCTCATTTATGAGGGTCAAATCCTGTGGTGTGAAGAGTTTAACTACCTGAATGACTATGTAATTGTACTTACTAGATAACAGCTGTGCTAAAACTAtcttttcttctcaaattctaAACTGAATTTTTTTCACGGCAGATACTTGGTGTTAGATGAAGCTGATCGGATGTTGGATATGGGGTTTGAACCTCAGATACGTAGAATAGTTGAACAAGATACTATGCCACCAAAGGGAGTTCGCCACACTATGATGTTTAGTGCTACTTTCCCTAAGGAAATACAGGTATTGTTTGATGCTGCAAATTTAATTCACTTAGGAATTTGTTGATGTCAGTAGATAATTAAACAATTTGTTTTCGTTTAGATGCTTGCTCGTGATTTCTTGGATGAATACATCTTTTTGGCCGTAGGAAGAGTTGGCTCTACCTCTGAGAATATCACACAGAAAGTAGTTTGGGTGGAAGAGTCAGACAAACGGTCATTTCTGCTTGACCTTCTAAATGCAACAGGTAAAATGACAAATAACTTGAGCATCACTCTGGTCTGGTGGCTTAGGTAATGAGAATTCATTTGGATCACCTTTATTGCTTTCCCTCCCCATTCAAAACACTGTTAAAACAAGTCTATTTAATTGCCTCTATTTGCATGTTTACTAAGTGCAAAGAGAACTAAGTCACTTTAAAACCTTGTAATTTTTCAAATTCAGGCAAGGATTCACTGACCTTAGTGTTTGTGGAGACCAAAAAGGGTGCAGATTCTCTGGAGGATTTCTTATACCATGAAGGATATGCTTGTACCAGTATCCATGGAGACCGatctcagagagacagagaggaggccCTTCACCAATTCCGCTCAGGAAAAAGCCCAATTCTAGTGGCTACAGCAGTATGTATAATATAATCTTGTttttaagttcagcatgttcaaCTCTTGGCTTTTACTGGGCCATGTATAACGAAAGTTATTTTCCAGGTAGCAGCAAGAGGACTGGACATTTCAAATGTGAAACATGTTATCAATTTTGACTTACCAAGTGATATTGAAGAATATGTACATCGCATTGGCCGTACAGGACGTGTAGGAAACCTTGGTAAGGGTTTGGTTACTTGCTGGTctggtggtttttgtttttcagtgtgATGCATGCAGCAAAGAATTTTTCAGGATCTTAAATATAAGAACTCCGATTTCCAAGGAATGCAGTTAAAATATAGCTTAGCAATAGAAGTGACAGAAAAGTAAGGTTTTGTTCACAGAACTTCGAGTTGGTTAATTAGCAAATTGTAATCTTTGTTTTTAGTATTCTACATAGGAAAGTAAGAATACTTGGCTGCTTTATAGAAGACCTTATGTACTTTTTGGAACTATTCTAGGTCTTGCCACCTCATTCTTTAATGAGAGGAACATAAATATTACCAAGGATTTGTTGGATCTTCTTGTTGAAGCTAAGCAAGAAGTGCCATCTTGGTTAGAAAACATGGCTTATGAACACCACTACAAGGGTAGCAGTCGTGGACGATCTAAGAGGTGAGGTACAGATGGTATATAATGAGGGTGATGGGTGCTATGTCCAAGGTTAACTTTTCAGGTATTAGTTTAACAAGCTGAGTTTTTTTAGGCTGCCTAGATCCTTTGGGTAAGGGGTGTTATTAGAAAGGGTGATGCTAAGTTAGTGTCAGCCTTTCACAGCTAAGGCCTTTAAAGTCACTGTTAGGGAAAATAGGACTGGATGGGGAATTGTTTGTATTGAAAAATGAGAAGTTGATCATTGGGAAGTATTAATAAGAATTGGGTTATTTAGCGAACTGTTTATCTTCATGTGAACCAACACgcattttatcctcacagcagTAGATTCAGCGGAGGATTTGGTGCCAGAGACTATCGACAAAGTAGTGGTGCCAGCAGTTCCAGCTTCAGCAGCAGCCGCGCAAGCAGCAGCCGCAGTGGTGGAGGTGGCCATGGCAGCAGCAGAGGATTTGGTGGAGGTAATGTTAATTTTTAACCTCTTATCTTTGGCAAGGGTTTTTTGCTTTGAGTTGGTATTTTTTTCAAAGCATAAGTAAATGCATCGGGGAGGTTTGGCCGTATAGCTTGGTTTTTGTAATTTTATGTCAGAGTACTTAAAGATTGTATTTAACCAAAGGGCGACttaattaatttctctctctctttttaatctcTCGTTAGGTGGCTATGGAGGCTTTTACAACAGCGATGGATATGGAGGAAATTATAACTCCCAGGGGGTTGACTGGTGGGGTAACTGAACCTGCTTTGCAGTAGGTCACCCTGCCAAACAAGCTAATATGGAAACCACATGTAACTTAGCCAGACTATACCTTGTGTAGCTTCAAGAACTCGCAGTACATTACCAGCTGTGATTctccactgaaattttttttttaagggagctCAAGGTCACACGAAGAGATGAGAGGAACAATCAGCAGCCCTGTTCGGAAGGTGGTTTGAAGACTTCATTGCTGTAGTTTGGATTAACTCCCCTCCCGCCGGCCCCCATCCCAAACTGCATTTCTAATTTTGTGACTGAGGATCATTTGTTTGTTAATGTACTGTGCCTTTAACTTTagacaactttttattttgatgtccTGTTGGCTCAGTAATGCTCAAGATATCAATTGTTTTGACAAAATAAATTTACTGAACTTGGGCTAAAATCAAACCTTGGCACACAGGTGTGATACAACTTAACAGGAATCATCGATTCATCCATAAATATTATAAGGAAAAAACTTATGCGGTAGCCTGCATTAGGGCTTTTTGATACTTGCAGATCGggggaaaacaaacaacaaacgtCTTGAAGCATATCAATGGAATTAGTTTCTAATGTGGCAAACTGTATTAAGTTAAAGTTCTGATTTGCTCACTCTATCCTGGATAGGTATATTTAGAACCTGATAGTCTTTAAACAAGCCATTCCAGTCATGATGAGGTGATGTATGAATACATGCATACATTCAAAGCACTGTTTTCAAAGTTAATGCAAGTAAATACAGCAATTCCTCTTTCAATGTTTAGGCAGATCATAATTATGAGCTAGCCAAATGTGGGCATACTACAGGGAAAGTTTAAAGGTCTGATAACTTGAAATAGGTTTTTAGGAGAATTCATCTACTTAGACTTTTTAAATGCCTGccataaatgaaattgaaatggTAGAATGGCTGACCACAGCAATGACCAGCCCTCATCGGGGCCCTGGATGATTTTTGGTCTAATAACGCATGCTAGTGTTGATGTTTTTTGGTCAAGAGGGTATGAACAGGAAGAATTAATGCAGCAGGCTTTCTTTTAAATGCCGATTCACATTACTCTGTTCAAGCTGCGTTGAGATGTTAAACTGGCTTACTATAGACTTTGTAAAATGGCTCCAGAAGAGTAACAAACTGAAATCTTTGAGATCACACAGGTTGGAAATATGTACATAACTGCACAAGGTGTCAATTCTGCTATACAGTGCAGTTTTAGTCAGTTTTAGTTGCATAGGTTTCCATTGTATTTATAGTCTGTTTATGCTAAATCTGGCCAAAGATGAGCATTGTCCACCACTAAAATGCCTCTGCCACTTTGAATTCTGTGCTAATTTTGTGGCCAGAATGCGGTGATCAAAACGCTCAATCTTTTTACAGTGGCATAGGAAGATGGCAAAAATTTCCTAAAGTGCAATAGATTTTCAAGTGTATTGTGCCTTGTTCTAAAACTTTTATTAAGTAGGTGCACTTGACAGTATTGAGGTCATTTGTTATGGTGCTATTTCAATTAGTCTAGGTTTAGGCCCTTGTACATTTTGCCCATAACTTTTTACAAAGTACTTCTTTTATTGCACATTcagagaattttatatatatgtcttGTGTGCGTGTCCTTAAACTTCCAATCTTATTTTGTCTCTTGGAGATTGTTGAACGCAGCTTGTCTAGGAAGGGGATGGGActagattctaaaatttatttgggacCATGGGAATGATAGTTGGGAAGAAAACTATTTGCACACGACAGATTTCTAGATACTTTTTGCTGCTagttttatgtaatatttattgaacattttgacaaatatttatttttgtaagccTAAAAGTGATTCTTTGAAAGTTTAAAGAAACTTGACCAAAAGACAGTACAAAAACACTGGCACTTGAATGTTGAATGTCACCGTATGCGTGAAATTATATATTTCGGGGTAGTGTGAGCTTTTAATGTTAAGTCATATTAAACTCTTAAGTCAAATTAAGCAGACCCGGCATTGGCAGTGTAGCCATAACTTTCTGATGTTAGTAAAAACAAAATTGGCGACTTTAAATTAAATCATGCCAAGGTTTTGATACACTTGTCTTAAGATATTAATGAAACACTTCAAAACACTGATATGAAGTGTCCAGATTCTCAGATGTTTGTTGCGTGAGTTTTGTTTagttgtgtgtattttttttttcagtgaatgtCTGGCACATTGCAATCCTCAAACATGTGGTTATCTTTGTTGTATTGGCATAATCAGTGACTTGTACATTCAGCGATAGCATTTGAGCAAGTTTTATCAGCAAGCAATATTTTCAGTTAATAATTAAGGTTTCAAAAATCACATAAGAATGGATTTAAACTTGCTGAATGTAAAGATTGAACCTCAAGTCACTGTAGCTTTAGTAATTGCTTATTGTATTAGTTTAGATGCTAGCACTGCATGTGCTGTGCATAttctgattttattaaaataaaaagttgaactGCACAGTCTCCTTTGTTGTTGTCAATTGTGGTTTATTATTAGAGGTGAAAATAAAGTTGTGCTCTTGCCTGAAAAATtgtaatgtgtattttttttttttggttggtgtcAGGTGCTAATTTTGAGATGCCTCTTGAAGACAAAATTGTTCTGGTTCCATAAGTATTTGTAATAAAGGATGAAGATGTTAGTTTGGAATACACTGATGAAAGGATTTTTGTAATAGATGGGAATCTAAAAGGTGTCCTTATTGATGTACAGCATGTATAACAAATTGGTTGTACTTTAAGCCCTTTAACAGGTGGGAATCTGTTTTGAACAGTGGCAGAATGAATTGGGTAAAAGTCAAATGTATTGGTAATCCAACAAGTGATGGTAAGCATTTAGGGAGCAGAACTTACTTAGGGGGGCCattcccgtggccgagtgtttaaagTTCCGCATGCTCTCCTTGGGCAgcccaggttggtgggttcggatcctgggcacagatcttcatcaagccatgctgtggcagcgacccacatacaaagtagaggaagatgggcacagatgttagctcagggctagtcttcctcaagcagaaaaaaaattggtgatggatgtgagctcagagcaaATATTCCTGAGTGAAAAAAGTATTTGGGGTCAAGATGATGAGAGATGGCATGGGCACTCCCTCTCCATACCTTCAGTTTTATTTGCTGACACCACACATTGCTGCTGGCAGCTGCTACCAATTAACAGGAGACGGTATGAGAGCAATAGCTGAACAGATAAGAACTAATAGGAAATtaagttgaaccatatgaaacgACGGCTCTGGGGTCAAAAATGGTCGAATGTTGGCAATTGGGTAGATTTCTACCTAATGAAAGTATGCATGTTCAGCTTTTGTTTCACTTTGAGTCCTAGGTTTGCAGTATGATTAAGAAAAATTTCTGCATTGTAAAGAAACACTTGGTTCCGGACAGTTAGTTTCAGAGTTAGTCATGATCTCAAAGCAGCAAGCCAAAGTGTTTAGGGCAGGATTCTGAAGCAAAGATGCTGTATTGATTGTGGAGATAAGGAGGAAGGTAGTTGAGCCTGTTTAGTCAAGATAAGGGGAAAAGAGGTGATGGTAGAATAGACTGAAGGTCAATGGCTGAAGGTGGTTCAGAAAGATTGAAATTTGATTCTAAGGATGGTTCAAGGTCCCTTTTATGTAAATGATGAGAAATGTGAACGAACACCTGAGATAgccggtgggggtgggggctgcctaAATTCTCAATTGAGATGATTTCTAGTCCAGCAGAATTAAGATTATGATATCCTAAATTTATTTACAATATTTCTGTAGTTAAATGATATAGTTAAATACATACTTAAATGCTGTTGTCACTCTCCCCCACTGTTAAAGTGTTTCCTGGCTTCATTTTTCCCATCTCAGCTGAATTTCAACACTAGATAACTTTTTTCGAAAATGACATAGCATGTTTGAAACTGTCCAGCGTCTTTATACTCAATATGAATTTTTTGTCTATTTGGGGTGGCTTTTTATCTTGTCGTATACTCTTAAGTGACCTGGTTGCATGGTCACAGGCTTGCTCTTTGAAGCTCAGTAACTAAGATTTCCGAGTGTTGACAGTGGTCTTACCCGCCTCTACTGGAATGCAGAGGTTTCATTCACTGCAGTTACAAGACTTTGAAAGGTTGAAGACTATCTGGTTTGGGGGGCTTTTTCTCTTCCGTTCTGCTCTCGTACACGGTTCTGGGTATGTTTAAACTTGTTTTGCTTAATGTCTTGTTCTCTGGTCAGTTTATGATCTACTTTTCAGCATGTTTAGTCTCTGTTGTTTCTATTGTGGCTTTGCTCTCCATAGTgactattttccatttctttcctcattttcatcgttgattctttttttctgagttttcccGCCCTCTGTCTGAATTGTCTGAGTCGTCTGAGTTGTCTTTAGAATAATTCTGGAAATGAGATTATTTTGACACAGAGCGCTATGTTTGTATTTTGTGACCTGGAAACATGTTGATTATGGGAGAAGATGTCATAAAACAGATCAACACGTTTACTTTAAGAGGAAGAGATATCTCAAAACAagagttaaacagaattaccatatgactcagcaattttactcctaggAGAATtctacccaggagaaatgaaaaca
It encodes:
- the DDX3X gene encoding ATP-dependent RNA helicase DDX3X isoform X2, whose amino-acid sequence is MSHVAVENALGLDQQFAGLDLNSSDNQSGGSTASKGRYIPPHLRNREATKGFYDKDSSGWSSSKDKDAYSSFGSRSDSRGKSSFFSDRGSGSRGRFDDRGRSDYDGIGSRGDRSGFGKYERGGNSRWCDKSDEDDWSKPLPPSERLEQELFSGGNTGINFEKYDDIPVEATGNNCPPHIESFSDVEMGEIIMGNIELTRYTRPTPVQKHAIPIIKEKRDLMACAQTGSGKTAAFLLPILSQIYSDGPGEALRAMKENGRYGRRKQYPISLVLAPTRELAVQIYEEARKFSYRSRVRPCVVYGGADIGQQIRDLERGCHLLVATPGRLVDMMERGKIGLDFCKYLVLDEADRMLDMGFEPQIRRIVEQDTMPPKGVRHTMMFSATFPKEIQMLARDFLDEYIFLAVGRVGSTSENITQKVVWVEESDKRSFLLDLLNATGKDSLTLVFVETKKGADSLEDFLYHEGYACTSIHGDRSQRDREEALHQFRSGKSPILVATAVAARGLDISNVKHVINFDLPSDIEEYVHRIGRTGRVGNLGLATSFFNERNINITKDLLDLLVEAKQEVPSWLENMAYEHHYKGSSRGRSKSRFSGGFGARDYRQSSGASSSSFSSSRASSSRSGGGGHGSSRGFGGGGYGGFYNSDGYGGNYNSQGVDWWGN
- the DDX3X gene encoding ATP-dependent RNA helicase DDX3X isoform X1, which encodes MSHVAVENALGLDQQFAGLDLNSSDNQSGGSTASKGRYIPPHLRNREATKGFYDKDSSGWSSSKDKDAYSSFGSRSDSRGKSSFFSDRGSGSRGRFDDRGRSDYDGIGSRGDRSGFGKYERGGNSRWCDKSDEDDWSKPLPPSERLEQELFSGGNTGINFEKYDDIPVEATGNNCPPHIESFSDVEMGEIIMGNIELTRYTRPTPVQKHAIPIIKEKRDLMACAQTGSGKTAAFLLPILSQIYSDGPGEALRAMKENGRYGRRKQYPISLVLAPTRELAVQIYEEARKFSYRSRVRPCVVYGGADIGQQIRDLERGCHLLVATPGRLVDMMERGKIGLDFCKYLVLDEADRMLDMGFEPQIRRIVEQDTMPPKGVRHTMMFSATFPKEIQMLARDFLDEYIFLAVGRVGSTSENITQKVVWVEESDKRSFLLDLLNATGKDSLTLVFVETKKGADSLEDFLYHEGYACTSIHGDRSQRDREEALHQFRSGKSPILVATAVAARGLDISNVKHVINFDLPSDIEEYVHRIGRTGRVGNLGLATSFFNERNINITKDLLDLLVEAKQEVPSWLENMAYEHHYKGSSRGRSKSSRFSGGFGARDYRQSSGASSSSFSSSRASSSRSGGGGHGSSRGFGGGGYGGFYNSDGYGGNYNSQGVDWWGN